Genomic segment of Populus nigra chromosome 14, ddPopNigr1.1, whole genome shotgun sequence:
agaatcttttagtggttttttcttacaacaaaaatgtaaaaaacCTAATAATTATGCGTATTATTGGGTTGTGAATGGGCTGGGCCAAGCTTATTATCCATAAATAAAACACATGAATTGAACCGAAATCCCAAAACCCCAAGTCCAATAAGTTAAAACCCTCGAAACACCGATCATTTCTTTCCTGAAAACCCACACCATGGCAACCCTCAAAGAGATCTTAACCCGCCGTCCGGTGGCAGCCACCATCCGCCTCACCGTTCCAGCTGGCGGAGCAAGACCAGCACCACCAGTAGGTCCAGCACTAGGTCAATACCGTCTAAATCTAATGGCTTTTTGCAAAGACTTCAATGCAAGAACTCAAAAGTACAAACCAGACACTCCCATGTCTGTTACCATAACAGCTTTTAAAGACAACACTTTTGAGTTCACAGTTAAGTCACCTTCTGTTACTTGGTACTTAAAGAAAGCAGCAGGGGTTGAATCAGGTAGTGGTAGACCAGGACACGTGGAAGCATCTACTGTGACTTTGAAACATGTTTATGAGATTGCTAAGGTGAAACAATCAGACCCTTATTGTCAATATATGTCTCTTGAGTCTATTTGTAAGTCTATCATTGGTACTGCTAATACCATGGGGATTAAGGTTGTTAAGGACTTAGATTAGTGTCTAAACATTTCTGGGTTTTTAATGATGTTTTGGGTTTCTTTGagggttttgtttcttttctaatgCTGTGCACTTGTTTCTACTTTCAATCTGGAATTGCCCTATTAAACAAAAAGTTTCGATCTTGAATTGAATAAGATAAGCTTCTGTAGTGATAGAGTGTTGCTTAATGTGTTGGTTTTTTACCGGCTTCAAGTTTTAATGTTGTATTACGATAGGTGTCAAGTGGAAGTGCAGTGATGGAAAGGAACTTTCAGTCTTGAATCGATAATATATAGAATTGTTTTGAGTAATGTGTAACTATATCTGGTTTGATGAATTTGGAGCCATTTGATTGTGAATTTTTGTAGTGGCAGGGGCACATTGGTCTAGCATTACCTTTTATGTTTAGTTGTTTTATAAGTTGTGTTTCACGGCAATGATAATGGCATTGCAATTAACCAATTATTAGCTAGGTTGCTTCTTGTTAAAGTTGAGAAAGCTGGATGTTTTGTAACATTTTAGTCATTTGATGAATGGATTATTTTGgatgattgattttttctaaGAATTGCCCAAAAGTCCCGATCTTGAATTTAATAAAGATATCTTTACTGTTTATATGTAGTTATATGAGTGAATTGTGATCCAGGTTTGGTGTGAAATGTGTGCAATGGTCCCTTGGTCTTGTATTACTTTTCATGTCGTAGTTGTTTGATAGAATTCTATCCCTTGTAGATGGAGTGATTACACAATTTTAATAAGTCCATTGCTAGGTTCCTGCTTGTTAAGGTTTGAGTTggggtttaggtttttttcaattagatttTGATGATGGGATAACTAGGTCATTTTGGTTAGTATATAGATTTGAAGGGCTGTTCATTTGGGATTCAATTTTCAAGTTTATTGACCCAAATTCATTTGGCAACTCTAATAAATCTTTACCTTATACCGTTGCTGTTAGAGGTCTTTGCCATAGGAATGAATGTGAGTGAGCCTCCcttgtttgataaaattttgtaaattcaTTTTTTGGGTTACACACACTTGTTTATTGAATGTTATGTTTGTAATGACATGTTGGCTAGTTGTGTGTGTGGCTTGGGAAGGTGTTTGTCTTGTAGCTTGAAGAGTGAAGCTATCAGGGTCTGCAAATCCTCTTCAAGCTAAGCCAGGCACTATAAGAGGGCACTTGCTGTTCGATTAGGAAGTGAGGCAGGAATGTGGTTCATAGCAGTGATAGCTCTGAAAGCAGAAATCGTGACATAGCTAGGACCACTTATGCTCAATGTTTTCTATGCACAAATAGTGCAGCTCTTGTGAATGGTTCCTCACTTCTGAAATCTGGTATTGAGTTCTCAATTTACATTTGATCACGTATAGTTTATGCAATATGAGATGAAGTGAGTTCCaccagtaaaaaaagaaaagggataaaATCATTTGCTTTTTGTGATAATGTCGTTTCTGTAAGCCCTTCATGATTTATGAGCTAGCTGGTTTGTTGTCAAGGCTGCAAAGGTTATTTAGGGTTTATAGTTGAACTGCATTTGGTCTACTAGGGTTTTATGTTCAGCCATTTGGATTTGAATCGTTCATTCTGACATTTAGTTATTAAGTATAGTGACAAATTGAAGTGGCTGCTCAGTCATTTGTCATTagagaaaaataagattattgaaTATTTGCTCACTCAAAAACTACTCACATATATGGTAagtatacttaaaaaaaaaaacagaaagagatCAGCTTTGTACTGTAGAACTGTGATCCGTTGTGATCAGCTGTTTACTGCAGAACTTTGAAAaatcaacaacaatttttttttgtgtttgtctttGTTTTCCTGCTCtggttatcaaatttttttttaatttaatcctttgaTGTTGTGTTTATTGAAATTTgggtttgataatttattttgatttgttttatataaattattgcaATCTCGAAAAACACATCATGTTAGTGCTAGATTTAACAAAAAGTAATTCAATTTGTTGtttgcaaaaaattaaaaatgaggggactaaaattgaaacaaagaaaaaataggaggccttttgttttttaaaaactatggtGTCAACTTTgatcattcttcttcttttttcctttggtcatcaaggttttttcttttcaatttgatcctttagTGGTGTGCTGATTGGGATTTAGGGTTGatcatttgatttgatatatttttcatgtagttatcatgatcttaaaAGAATTCATACTATTGGATTGATGcttgatttcaagaaaaaaatgattttattgttaTGGAAAGATTGAAAAtaagaggatcaaaattgaaacaaaataaacagaatgacttttaaaaaaaatgtgtcaATGCCCTTTTGCTTAATTTTATGTTGGGGATTTGCCAAATTTCctttttaatccttttagtTTGGCAAATAAATGTTTggtttaaaactttattttgccAGCATTTTAGTCTTTGAGGCTAAAAGGAGAGTGttgtaaaaaaatgatgaagaagaaagaaatttgaggaatatttactttttatcaacgaaacttgttattttttgtgtcaACAATTCTTATTTAGGGAAGTTTAGTTTAAGCCTTTTTCTCCTCTTAATCTTGCAAAAAATAGTTGATCTGGGCTTAGGTCTCTAAAATTGaatttggattgatttttttttatttttttaacctattaaatgctaatttaaaattattaatagttttattgagttctctctaaaatattttttagaagtttttagttaagaaaatgagtgaaaattaatgtttataaaCATAGAATTTTAGAGAATGTTTAAGAAGATGGtagcagttattttttattttaaaacatatgaaaataatattttttatttttaaaaaattatttttgacattagcacattaaaataatttaaaaacataaaaaatttaaattttttaaaaacattttaaaaacataataacaaACACTACTAGTCAAGTTAAGATAAAAGCATtaatgagattattttttcttaatcctCAAGGGGCGTAGCGTGATGGTAAAGGGTTTGAGATCTGCatagcaggtctcgagttcgagttaGGGCGTGCACcacttgtaagagcctgggacagccgAGATTTTACTCGCTTACCTGGGcctacaaaatacattttttggGGATATGGTTTtctcgaattaaaaaaaaaaaaaaaaagagattactTTTTCTTAATGGATTTATGCTTTGGTACCATTCCCTCCGCTGAGATCTGAAACtgaattataattattcttcatatatttttatcaattgataAACAATGGATATCGAGCTAGCAGCAGCCACTCAATCCATTATTGCTAGAAGAAGCATTAGGTTAGGTAGAGAGAAGAAATgaggacaaaaaaatattgaataattagaataatttttttcaagaattaaatacatataaaaaattaaaaaaaaacacagctatcaaattttttttaaataaataaaataaaaaatcagagagaataaatattaatttaaatataaattaaaaaattattttaaaaattacataatataaaaagtattaattaaaaaaagaagagaaaagaaagaagaagccaTATGTTGCTGGGAGCAAACCAAGCAAGGATGCCTAACTCTTTTGGAAGGGCACACGTGCGGGTCTACAAGGGAAGACCCATGTGTGTGAgcgtttgtttttcttaaaatgacCATGTACTCCgcctcagatttttttttttaaaaaaaatttgaagttaaaTGCATCATCTACTTTTCTCAAATTCCAGCAGTATAATGACGAAGGAAATTAGAACTTCTGATTTAAAAACCAAGTTTtcaacccaattttttttttttatcaaaacatttgaaaaatagCCTAGTTTTAATAAACCAATTAATAACTCTCTAAAACACTTAAACGAAACTCTTCTCGTTAAATGAAACTTATTAATatcaagatgaatttttttaataatctaaattagtattaataaattttctttctattatcaaaataaaactactctctttattttcaaactagaaacttaaaaataaaaaaaaataaagttttgaagtaaaattttctttgttttgaaatCTTGGAAATTAAAGGAAcatgtatttataatttaaaaagtataagaaaTACAATGAACATTTCatctaaatttcaaaaaaccatCCATTTCCTCTGCTTCTTATACTTtgaccccctttttttttaatctcatcctttTCCTATAAAGGctaaattgaaagaagaaaagaagaacaacAACTTTGAACAGTGAGTCTAGTGTTTTGTGAGATCTCTCATGCCTTCTAGTGTTATAATAATATGATGcagtttcaaaaaaataaattcaaatgtttCCATTTCATATTTAGAGCAAACAGATGAGGGTCAGGACTCAGAAGATAGTGCTACTGAAAGTTGAGaggatttttctttgttttgtgacGATGATTAACCAGTAGAACACTATGATTGACTTGTGAATCCCGTGTCCCCAATATCGGGGATTCTTTGTATTCATGGCATGGGACATGAGGAATTTAGAGAGTCCTAACACTTCGGTAATTTGATGTCCCAAACTTCAAAATTCTGAAGTTGGATTCTTACAAAGATCCCTCTCCCCAATAATCTGTACCACTTTCACCACCTACAGGTTCCATTTTTGTTCATTTGAACTCATGAAGAGCTTCTTTTGGCTTTCCCAACATAGATAAGACTGTTGCTGTGATATGATTTGAGGTGAGCCCTGCTTCTTGAATCTGATCTTGAGGTGATCCATGGTCAATGTATCTATCAGGAAGAACCATTGCTCTCAACTGTAGGCAAAGCTCTTATAAGAACTTagaacaagaacaaagaaaaaaagagtaacaGCATTCCAGAAACAAGCTTGAGATTTCCATTTTGAAAGAAGAATCACCTTGAGTGGTCCGTCAAGAATACCAGTTGAACTCAAGAAGTGAGATACATGGGAGCCAAAACCTCCTATAGAACCTTCTTCCACAGTAATTAGGATCTCATGCTCTTTAGCCAATTGCCTGATAAGATTCGTATCCAGAGGTTTGCAAAATCTTGCATCAGCTACCGTCACAGAAATGTCTTGGGTTCTAAGCATGCTTGCAGCTTCTGCACATTGTTGAACTATAGAACCATATCCCATTATTGCAACTCTATTGCCTTCCATCAGTATTCTTCCTTTTCCAATCtatacaaaataataacaacaaaaaaaaaaaagcagaacaTTTAATTGTGTTCTCTGTTTTCCAGAATGCAATTACGCCAGTTGTACTTTTTCTGACCTCCAGAGCGATTCCTTTGTTGTTCGGAGGAAGAACTGTTCCAATCCCATTGCCCCTTGGGAACCTGAAGCAGCTGGGTCTGTCATCTATGGCTGCTGCTGTTGCAACCATGTGCATCAGCTCAGCTTCGTCAGATGGAGCCATGACCACCATGTTGGGTAAGCAAGCCATATATGTGATATCAAATGCTCCACAATGGGTGGGTCCATCTGCTCCAACCAAACCAGCTCGATCCATGGCAAAGCGTACTGGTAACTTTTGAAGATCTACATCATGTACCACCTTCATTCCCAAAGTAAAGATTAGTGCAAGGCttttcaacaaaagaattttCAGAATTTATCTAGTGTCCTTCAGCCAACCTGATCATATCCTCGTTGCAGGAATGATGAGTAGATGGCACAGAAGGGCTTGAGACCCTCGGTGGCTAAACCAGCTGCAAATGTAACGGCATGCTGCTCAGCAATCCCCACATCAAAGCAGCGATCTGGAAACCTCTTCTGGAAATAATTGAGACCTGTCCCACCACCCATTGCTGCATGAATGGCTACGATCTTGTTGTCTACCTCAGCTTCTTTGATCAGAGATTCAGCAAAGTACTGTGTATATGAAAGTGTTGAGGATTTCAGCTTAAACTGCTGGCCTGATTTTACATCAAATTTGACTACTCCTGAAAGAATGAAATGATGACGACACTTTTAACAATTCACATCAACAAGATCTGATAATACATATTTGCAGTCTCACCATGCATCTTATCAGCTGCTGCCTCGGCTGGAGGATAGCCCTTTCCTTTCTCTGTAATAATATGAATCAGAACTGGTCCTGGGGCAGGCATTGCTTTCACATTTTGAAATATGGTCACCAAGTCTTCGATGCTGTGCCCATCCACTGGACCAATATAATATAATCCTAATTCCTCAAATAGAGTAGAGCCAGAAGAACTGATCATTCCTCTAGCATACTCATCTACCTTTGCAGCAACTTGATGTGTTTGCCCATCAATTTGCTTTGTGATACCCTTCAACATAATATAAAACCCAAGTCAGATTTCTATCTCTTGATATTGAGATGAGATGCAAGGAATTCAAACTTTAAGGCAACAAAATATGGAgacttaaaaaattactttggcAGCTTCATGAAGTTTTCGAAATTTGGCGCTTGCTTGGAGCTTGGTCAAAGTACTACTAAGGGCTCCAACTGGGGTTGCAGGGCCATCAAGAGTGGCAGTGGGTAAAGATACTTGCTTATTGTCATTCAATATAACGATTAGATTAGAATCAAGGAATCCTGCATTGTTCATGGCCTCATATGCTTGTCCTGCTGTCATAGCTCCATCTCCAATTACAGAAATGACATGGTTGCTCTTCCCTAAGAGGTCTCTTGCAACTGCCATACCTGAATTTTTGTttcatagaaattaaaaaataaataaatctgtaAAGTATAATCATAATTGTTACAAATAGAACTAGCCAGCGAGATGAATTCTGTCACCTATCAACTTCGATTTCAGttcatttaaaagtaaaaagtaaACTGATGAGGAAACAATTTACCGAGACCAGCAGAGATGCTTGTAGAACTATGTCCTGCACCGAAAGCATCATAAACACTTTCATCCCTTTTAGGAAATCCCGCGAGCCCTGAAGTTTTCCTTATGGTATGCATTCTAGACCTTCTTCCTGTTAGAATTTTATGTGGATATGCCTGCAAAATTCATAACCAAGAAAGAATATTAGGCTTTTGAACAATTAAgaaacccattttttttctctataatttcCATTAGGAATATACCTGATGACCAACATCCCATATGATTTTGTCTTCAGGGGTGTTGAACACATGATGCAGCGCCACTGATAACTCCACTACTCCTAAGCTTGAACTAAGATGCCCTCCTGTCTTTGCTACACTATACACAATATCTGCTCTCAATTCTGATGCTAATTGTTCAAGATCCTGAAAATTGTCAACAGAAACAACGAAACAATCTGAAAGAAAGCacaaagaaataaacaaaaacaacagaaagGGTGTCCAGCTAGATATGAGTTAACAGTACAATCATTTAatggcatttttttttacctgtgtGGACAAGTTGTCCATGTGAAAAGGGTAATCGATTGTGTCCAGTAACGGTGTGGATGGTTTTTCTCCTGATGAGAAATCAATTTTCCAGCCATCTTCTGCTTTCTTCACCACTTTACTTTCCTCACAATCTTCTGAGTTACTGACAGATGCTCttaagaaaaactgaaaaacagaACCAATCTTCATTCAACCAAACACTGGAAGGAagcaacaaataaagaaaaaaaaaacgaaaggaatcaattcaaaaaagcaaaagcaCATTACCAGTTTTGTGGAACAAGGGTTTGATATTCTAGGAGCCTTCAAGAATGGAGGGAAAGAATGGTTTGCTACAAAGAAAGAAGCAGAAACCGCCATAGCTTTGGCGGGGGGGAGGGAgcgggagagagagagagagagagagagagagagagagaggtgtgaGCGATCATAATTGAGGAGGATAAACGGGTTTAT
This window contains:
- the LOC133672858 gene encoding large ribosomal subunit protein uL11m, with the translated sequence MATLKEILTRRPVAATIRLTVPAGGARPAPPVGPALGQYRLNLMAFCKDFNARTQKYKPDTPMSVTITAFKDNTFEFTVKSPSVTWYLKKAAGVESGSGRPGHVEASTVTLKHVYEIAKVKQSDPYCQYMSLESICKSIIGTANTMGIKVVKDLD
- the LOC133672269 gene encoding probable 1-deoxy-D-xylulose-5-phosphate synthase 2, chloroplastic, with the protein product MAVSASFFVANHSFPPFLKAPRISNPCSTKLFFLRASVSNSEDCEESKVVKKAEDGWKIDFSSGEKPSTPLLDTIDYPFHMDNLSTQDLEQLASELRADIVYSVAKTGGHLSSSLGVVELSVALHHVFNTPEDKIIWDVGHQAYPHKILTGRRSRMHTIRKTSGLAGFPKRDESVYDAFGAGHSSTSISAGLGMAVARDLLGKSNHVISVIGDGAMTAGQAYEAMNNAGFLDSNLIVILNDNKQVSLPTATLDGPATPVGALSSTLTKLQASAKFRKLHEAAKGITKQIDGQTHQVAAKVDEYARGMISSSGSTLFEELGLYYIGPVDGHSIEDLVTIFQNVKAMPAPGPVLIHIITEKGKGYPPAEAAADKMHGVVKFDVKSGQQFKLKSSTLSYTQYFAESLIKEAEVDNKIVAIHAAMGGGTGLNYFQKRFPDRCFDVGIAEQHAVTFAAGLATEGLKPFCAIYSSFLQRGYDQVVHDVDLQKLPVRFAMDRAGLVGADGPTHCGAFDITYMACLPNMVVMAPSDEAELMHMVATAAAIDDRPSCFRFPRGNGIGTVLPPNNKGIALEIGKGRILMEGNRVAIMGYGSIVQQCAEAASMLRTQDISVTVADARFCKPLDTNLIRQLAKEHEILITVEEGSIGGFGSHVSHFLSSTGILDGPLKLRAMVLPDRYIDHGSPQDQIQEAGLTSNHITATVLSMLGKPKEALHEFK